Genomic DNA from Triticum aestivum cultivar Chinese Spring unplaced genomic scaffold, IWGSC CS RefSeq v2.1 scaffold204549, whole genome shotgun sequence:
CACATGTTATGCATTGGTAAATGCAGCGACCTGACGTTCAGAACGTGCCCGGCGATGTTCTCGACGTTGGAAGACGGCACGGTGGTACGGGGACTCGCCGGGGTGCCCGAGGACGGGCCAGTGCTGCTGGTAGGCAACCACATGTTGCTGGGGATCAAGCTCATCTCTCTTGCCGCGGAGTTCATGCGGCACAAGAAGGCTGTCGTCCGTGGCATTGCACACCCGCTGCTGTTCCCAAAGAAGACGAAGACGTGGTCGGAGGGACACGACTTCTTCGACTTCCTCAACCTGTGGGGCGGCGTGCCCATGACCTACAAGTACATATACGAGTTGCTGGCAGCTGGGGAGTTGGTGCTCCTCTACCCAGGTGGTTacagggaggcaatccactgcaaGGTACACAATACAATTTGATTTGGATTTTATACTTTGAATTCTGTCAAGTAAATGCTACTATTATAAACTTATTATATTTAAACTTGTGGATTGTAGGGTGAAGAGCACAGGATTTTCTGGCCAGACCAGACTGAATTTGTTAGGATGGCAGCTCAGTTGAATGCCACAATCGTGCCGTTTGGAGTCATCGGAGAGGATGACCTCTTGAACGTAGGCCATCACCTGTTATTTCCGGATTAAGTCCTGCCTTGCTTAATTTGCGAGTAAACACATTCTGCGGTCTTTTTAGGGGCTATTTCACACTAGAATCGAATAGATGAAACATCCATACTTCCATAGCCAAGATTTAACAGCCCTCAAACTGCCAGAGATCCAAAATTGTAAACACATGCATTGCATAGCAACTAATCAGCATTTCCCTTA
This window encodes:
- the LOC123176419 gene encoding acyltransferase-like protein At3g26840, chloroplastic, with product MFSTLEDGTVVRGLAGVPEDGPVLLVGNHMLLGIKLISLAAEFMRHKKAVVRGIAHPLLFPKKTKTWSEGHDFFDFLNLWGGVPMTYKYIYELLAAGELVLLYPGGYREAIHCKGEEHRIFWPDQTEFVRMAAQLNATIVPFGVIGEDDLLNVGHHLLFPD